TAGCACATATGGCACAGTGTTAGGAACCGTAACTCCCCCGCATATCAGTTTTCAGTTATACCTCTTGATCCCTTATTTTTAGCGTTGCCCAATCCCGTCCGCCTTCAAGTCCGTAGGTCCTTCAGCCAGTCCCTTCTTCACACAAAATGTGATTCcttgataactttaaaagtacaagatattttgtatgaaatttggtaTATGAATACATGACAGCATACTTAGAGAATACTTACTTTTTTCTATTTCGCTAAAATGGCTATAAATAGTTATTATTGACTGTATCATCTTTGAGTAAGAACATGTTTTATATGATCAACAGTTAATAACGAGGAAACGTGGTAGGGCACGGCCTTGAACAATGACAAAGTTTATTCTTGGAAGTCTAAATAAGttattttttcacaaaacctAACTGTAACCAATATGTTCAAAAGTTATGGTATATAAAATATCCATGTGAGTTGAATCTCTAAAACATAAAAAGGCTATATATGTCCACCGTTACACGGCCTAAAGACGCACAGACAAATGACGCGAAAAACTGATCGTTGCATAATTGCGACTCAAAAAGTCCTCAGTTATTTTGCTCTGAAGAGCTGTTTTTcctgattttttttgcattttcaccCCTGAGATCACATGACAGATGTATGCTTTACATTTAGGTAGCATGTTCGAAAAAAAATAATACCATTACAGAATTTGCCATGGATACTTgaatcatacaccaccactacaactGGGGTGTGATTTTTGAGCTGATTTTGCAGTtagtgtgtttgactgaaaatatttttcatgcatcaaatatgaccctacttttctattcatttttattcagcactgacattATTCTTCAAGAAAACGTAAGCTACAGCCATTTAAAATTGGTCCTCATGTGTGctacagccattggaaatatgtcagttttatatagagtaaagaagaacagctatttagtgtgttgtaaccatTATAATGGTTACACCTCTGTTAGGACGTGAGTTGACAAAAGAGCCAGTGATACATCCGACGCGGCGTTAATGACCGCAAATATACGAAATATGTAACAAATTCAAGGCCTTATAATGATCGCTGACTTGTTCCCTCTGTCACAGACAAAagtcgccccgccgaatgtcgccccgaCCAATGCGCGATGCTAACTGCCGAATGCTAAATAACAAATAGTTAATGTCAATTACCAATTACATAATGCTAAATGTCTTATACGTAATGCTaacagctacatacaaaatactgTATGTTATATACTAAATGATCaatgtcaaatgttaaatgttaaaacgaTTTATGTttattgccaaatgataaatgataaattaaattGATGAAATATATTTACTGTATGCACAGAGATGGTCGTGGCTAAAACCTGAAGGCCTGATACTAGCATTCGATAAGAAAAGTTATACATTCGTCAGCTAAAACTTGCAAAAATAAAGCAGTAAAGTCGACATTTGAATCTGAAGACACAATGAAAAAGAACACAAACAAATGATAATGTTACACATATTGTATATAGACAAGCTCCTATATGCTACGATAATGTGTCTGGAATGTGAAGCATATGTTCACAGTGTACAGCTTATACATGCATTTTGCAAGTTACCTGTTTAGATATTGAAGTGAAATACACAGCAAAATTTCTGATTATATATTTGAGCCTTACGAAAGACTCTTGTATATCTGTCTAACGGAGATTTTTTGATCCTAGTTTGTTGGTGTTTCACTGTtggttattttaaattaaatggaaaatattgatACTGGTGTGAAGGTCGTAACATTAGCtttacaatgacaccctgatcataaaGCTGATTTGTTTGTATAAGTCGTAGTGGCTTGTGGTCATGACACTGTTGATGAGCCCACGTAGCAGATATTATCCGGTTATTCACCTACATTGATATTTGATGCCCCATTTGATCATAGTGTTAATAAACATTGGCGGGTAATGAACTCTTTAGAATATCTTGCAATTAATGATACTATGACTTTCTTGTATAGGTAATATACCacttaaaatatattgtttcatgtgTATTATCCAAGCAATTTTGAAccaccattttttttctttgcagaATTTCACTCATATTTTGACATATATTGCGCAACAGAACAATTCAACACAGATATCTGAAAATGGAAATGATTCAGTTTACCATGCAATAAAATGCAAGACAATCTGTATTTAGTAACGCatgtttatattactgatttTGAAGTATCAACCCCCAAGCAAAATTGGCTAGCGCTAGTTTTCGTGGTTTTGGCCGCTCTGATTTATTCGAGATGTATTTCAAAGACACATACATCTTATGAGTTATTTatgattataatatttttacGTATTCATTTGAATGAGCACATTTTATTTTGGAGCAATGAAACGGTGAAATACATTTACTGTAACCACAGAGATGGCCGTGgcttaagtggcaggggccaggtACGTATTTGGCACGGGTACGTTTTTTTAACTAAAATAGGTAGATGTACtataaaggcatttatattcaactggtatttaatgatgtttatagaactaaggattcctgcgtacgagtaataATTGTGTAAgataaatttatactgaaatcgATTTTCCTAGCCCCATGTAGTCAGCCGGGGCTAAactcttacctgaggtaacggattTCAGACGAAATTGAAAAGGCCATCCATCCTTCCAGATTCAGCTCATTATTTTCATCTGGTCACATGCTTAAAATATACATATGCTtaaggtcagtcatttgcagataatacggtacaggtcgcgcaaggtgtgcatgtTGGGCCAtgttttgcctcaaaatttaatGTACTGAAAACGAAGTTTCACTCGTTTGATCATAGAGACAAtggaatcggcaggctgaaaatgtcacatgatgaagtgctaagaatatgcaatacatccgcttaGTACTTTCCTGGAATTTCTCAATATTAGAGATGTTTATGACTTTTTTTCGCACTgatatcagcgcagatttgtggaatctTCAAATTTACTGTACCTTGCCCTCACCCGAAcccatttaaacattttcttgtaggCCTGGTACCGGCAATCGATTTAAGTAGTAATACATTCCTCAGCTAAAACTTGCTAAACATCGAGCTGCAAAGTCGATTTGTGATCACAAGACACGACAAAATAGAACACAAACAAATTAGAATGTTATTTATAGACAAGCACCTAAATGCTACGATAATGTGTCTAAAATGTTACTCATTTCGAATATTGACATTGTGGAGCATATGTTCAGTCAAAGTGTACAGCTTACACATGTATTTTGGAAGTTAGATATTGAAGTGAAATATGAAGCAAAACTGTGTTATCTGTGTGACGGAGATTTTTTGATCATAGTTTGTTGGTGTTTCACTGTCgcttattttaaattaaatggaaaatattgatACTGGTGTGAAGGTCGTAACATTAGCtttacaatgacaccctgatcataaaGCTGATTTGTTTGTATAAGTCGTAGTGGCTTGTGGTCATGACACTGTTGATGAGCCCACGTAGCAGATTTTATCGAGTTATCCTAGTACCTACATTGATATTTGATTCTCTATTTGACCATAGTGTTAATAAACATTGAAGGGTAATGAACTCTTTAGAATATCTTGCAATTAATAATACTATGACTTTCTTGTATAGGTAATATaccatttaaaatatattgtttcatgtgTATTATCCAGGCAATTTTGAACCACCGTTTTTTTTCTTTGCAGAATTTCACTCATATTTTGACATATATTGCGCAACAGAACAATTCAACACAGATATCTGAAAATGGAAATGATTCAGTTTACCATGCAATGAAATGCAAGACAATCTGTATTTAGTAACGCatgtttatattactgatttTGAAGTATCAACCCCCAAGTAAAATTGGCTAGCGCTAgttttcgtggttttggtcactCTGATTTATTCGAGATGTATTTCAAAGACACATACATCTTATGAGTTATTTatgattataatatttttacGTATTCATTTGAATGAGCACATTTTATTTTGGAGCAATAAAACGGTGAAATACATTTACTGTAACCACAGAGATGGCCGTGGCTTAAGAGACAGGGGCCAGGTAcgtatttggcccgggtacgttttttttaaatagaataggtagatgtactataaagacttttatattcaactggtttttaatgatgtttatagaactaaggattcctgcgtacgggtaattattgtgtaaaataaatatatacttaaaTCGATTTTCTTAGCCGCGTGTAGTCAGCCGGGGCTAAactcttacctgaggtaacggaagtcagacgaaatggaaaaggccatccatccatccagattcagctcattattttcgtctggtcacatgcttaaaatatacatatgcttaaggtcagtcatttgcagataatacggtacaggtcgcgcaaggtgtgcatgtTGGGCCGTGTTTAGCCTCAAAATTTAATGTACTGAAAACGAAGTTTCACTCGTTTTATTTTAGAAACAAtggaatcggcaggctgaaaatgtcacatgatgaagtgctaagtatatgcaatatatCCGCTTAGTTCCTTCCTGGAATTTCTCAATATTAgagatattttttatgattttattcgctctggtatcagcgcagatttgtagAATCTTCAAATTTACTGTACCTTGCCCCCAACCCCCAACCCATTTAAACACTTTCTTGTAGGCCTGGTACCGGCAATCGATTTAAGTAGTAATACAATCGTCAGCTAAAACTTGCTAAACATCGAGCTGCAAAATCGATTTGTGATCTCAAGACACGACAAAATAGAACACAAACAAATTAGAATGTTATATATAGACAAGCACCTAAATGCTACGATAATGTGTCTAAAATGTTACACATTTCGAATATTGAAATTGTGGAGCATGTTCAGTCAAAGTGTACAGCTTAcaaatgtattttgcaagttagaTATTGAAGTGGAATATGCAGCAAAAGAAGTGAAATATgcagcaaaactgtattatctgtgTAACGGAGACTTTTCATCATAATTTGTTGATGTTTCGCTTATTTTTAattatatggaaaatattgataCTTGTGTGAAGGTCGTAACGTTAGCtttacaatgacaccctgatTATCAAGCTGGTTTGTTTGTATAAGTCGTAGTGGCTTGTGGTCATGACACTGTTGATGAACCCAGGTAGCAGATTTTATCGGGTTATCCTACCTACATTGATATTTTGACCATAGTGTTAATAAACATTGGCGGGTAATGAACTCATtagaatattttgcaattaatgATACTATGACTTTCTTGTAAAGGTAATATACCACTTATAATATGTTGCTTCATGTATATTATTCAGGCAATTTAGAACCACCGGTTGATTTTCTTTGCAGAATTTCACTCATGTTTTAACGTATATTGCGCAACAGAACAATTCAACCGCTTCTtatatctgaaaatgattcagtttaCCATGCAATGAAATGCAAGACAATCTGTATTTAGTAACGCATGTTATATTGCTAATTTTGAAGTATCAACCCCCAAGTGAAATTGGCTAGCGATATTTTTCGTGGTCAATCTGACTTATCCGAGATTTATTTAAAAGACACATACATCTTATGAGTTatttatgattgtaatatttgTACGTATTCATTTGTATTAGTAAGCGGTCACGTTGTCATATATAGCCCGTCCCACACAGAGAGACCTCGCATATCGATATTGTAAACAAAAGCTTGAACACAGCCCGAAACAGATGTTAGTAATAATGTTACGTAATATCACATGAAATTCAATATGAAtgcattattcattttttttcaaaagttagtACATTAGTCTCAAAACTCATTTATAACTGACAGGAATCGTGTATCACATTAACTTTTAGCctactggtggcaagtgattctgcctttgcgaccagtgcagaccaagatcagcctgcacatccgtgcagtctggtcatggtctgcactgttcgctattcagtcagtaaattttcagtgacacCCCTTAAAACAATAAATGGTATCGccaaaattggaagatggacgagtccattttagaaatttagcaggcttaggGTTAATAAACATTGGTAACAGACAAATGCATTTGCCTTCTTGCCATTATACTACTACATAAATCAAATAGTAAATTTTTAGTAGTTCTCTAAACAGTTTGCATACACTATCAAACGAATGTGTGTCAGCTAGGTATAAGGTTAAAATGTAAAACGTGTATCTTAGATTACATTTTGTACCAGTAATCTGTGCCATTTAAAGGTTATGAACTTGATAATAAAGTGGTTATATCTACACTGTTACAACTACATTGTAACTACGTACGCTCTGTTATTAATATGAACGTTCCGATGATATCCGGTAatatatgttatgaaaattaaCGGACCGAATCGTTGAATTGAAAAGCCATTACAGGCTAAATTGTAGCACGCGAGTTACTGCAAACAAAATGATTCCAAATTGAATATTCGCTCCTATAGAGACGAGGATATAAAGGTGCTGCTGGAAATGACCTCTGAAGAAGGATGGAGTTTTTCTGAGATTGATTGTAGGGCTAGCTTAAAAGTTGACCCGGAAGGATTGCTTGTAGCAGAAGACGAGATAGGAATGCCCATTGGTACGTTGCTTGACTCGAAGAACTAgtttaaaatttaacatgaatgattGTTGCTGTTTATGTGTCATTAAAAATGTGTTGTTTCCCATACATAGCATATGAAGTGTATTTTAATTTTCAGTCCGACATTGAGACATGAGATTTAAGACATTGGTATAggattaaatcttttttttctgctgTTTATGCATGTTTAAATCCTGTCGAATAAAGCACACGTTGAAAGGGTTTTATGTTGCGTGCGTTATTTATAGGACCGGTTTACACATGCTTGAACACCTAAAAGAAATTAATCCTCCTAATTGCAAGTAATAGTTAAAAACAAATTTGTCCTCcatatcaaatatttcatcaaattttgaatCGAAACCATGATTATGATATGTATATGAAATGATCTAACTGGAACAATGAGTGCTCGGTTTAGAAATAAGGAAGCTATCGCagttttttcgaatgtcgttgCTATCTTTATGGCTTTTACGCAACtctgaaatgagccgtgccatgagaaaaccaacatagtgggtgtgcgaccagcatggatccagaccagcctgcgcatccgcgcagtctggtcaggctccatgctgttcgcttttaaagcctattggaattggagaaactgttagcgaacagcatggatcctgaccagactgcgcggatgcgcaggctggtctggatccatgctggtcgcacacccactatgttggttttctcatggcacggctcaaatgtgcacatgaatacaaaaaatatacacaaagGGTTAGTCGATATATGAACGTCCCGGTTAAATCATACAAATTTCTTGGattattaaatattgaaattattacaACATAAAGGATAATAACATTTTCAGTTAGATCactattggaaatgtatattttgttacttttgataaaattttgtaattacttcccttttatataaaattatttaaaaagtggTCTATTTCTGTTGGTTTCAAtagcatttctagttttacatttgcatttgacaaatactgaaatatttcaactacgtgaaacaaaaagtaaattttaaaacaaagtaaagCTTCGTAATTCATCTTTGATAGACAAAAGGAGGtaataacaattttacaaacttgtatTTCTGATTAATTTTGGGAAATATGTTCTTTTCAATACAatttttgacacttttaatacaTACTGCTTGTATTCATGTTACTCCTTAGGCAAAATAcgtttattcaatttatatttatgctaatatcttggttgggcaactaggaaaatcaaatgttaaaaatacttccagtgaaaatctgacgtGTATTAAGAACTCAGTCAACACAAATAAGTGGAAATGATCAGCtgattaagttttgaacaaatccattacttgcTCAAAACCTGATTAACCACGTTTAAATTGTCGTTCTTGTGTGTTTGTGCTCTTTAAATGCACCAACACACctgaacgagatggcagaaatcagccactaaAGTGTCACACAGACGTCATGTAGTGATACATGTCTGCGAATATCTAATACTGCGTGCTTTCTTACATATTCTTTAATACCGTCTGTGTCCTCTATCATTGTCATTAAAATGTAGTATAGTTTGTCACCGggataaattcaaaattattgaaacataGAAATTATTCATACATcttgttatttaatgtttttggTTGCTTAAATGttatgtttgcttgttttggtGCCTTGAAGTAAACTGAAGTGCATTACCCCCTACAagtgttttatattgaaatagaAAACATAAAATGTGCGCCTTGACacaattattcttttattttaaggAAAGATACTGACCAAAACGGCGAAATCACCGCTTGTCACTTTGCTGATACGATAATCTAGTACTTTGTTTTTTAGATCTAGCGTAtgcatataacaataataatatgttGTTAAAATCTCTTGAACTTTTAATAAAACTGGACTGTGCTATCATATAAAACCATTCGTTTTACGACGTCAActttttaaaagtcacaaaaatacattaaaatatctaaaattcaCAAACAAGAAAAAAGTTATTAGGGAAGAAAATGATGACCAAACAAGcttttatttgtgtattttttgtgactttttaggATCGGACGAGGTTGTTAAATGAAGGAATGATGTCATTGCGATATTCGATAGATTTGATTGTTATTAGCAACATAATATTATTGAAAGTGTACTTTCAGTATTTTTCCAGAAATTGGTAAAATAGCACATGACATTGATTAATTGTCAAACATTTCTATTTTCAGGATTTATCGGGCTTTTCAATATGACGTCAAACATAACGTATGTGAATGTTTTCATTGTACAAAAAGATCTGCGTGGGAAAGGAATCGGGAAGAAATTATGGGAAGCCATGCTAAAGGTCACAAAAGACAACACTTTAGTCCTTGATGGTGTTTCACAAATGAAAGGGTGGTATGAAAAACGGGGTTTTTCTTTTGAAGCTCACAGTGCCAGTTCCTACCATGGAACACTTTCATCTCAGGAATCTGTGACTTTACAAAACCCGTATAACATTGTTTCTCTCTCAGACGATATATGGTCAGCACTTATTGCGTATGATCAGCAAATTTACCCATACTCCAGAGAGCATGTTCTACGAGCATGGTTTTGTGGGGTCGACAGATACACCGCTGTCGCATTTCTCGATGAAAGCGTTGTCGGTTATGCGAATCTTCATTGGAAATCAAAGAAAGAATGTAACATCCGTGTATTAAACGCTGATAATGACGTCATTGCTGATACATTACTTCTTAATCTGTTGCAACATATTCCTCTAGGTTCAAACGTTTCCTTCATTTTATTGGAAGATAAACCCATTGCAAAGTATTTCTCAAATTTCAAGATTTCGGGAACTGAACATAAACTATTTACAAAGGAAATAACTGGTATTCAAACcgacaaaataatatttcatacgGGTCACACAATTTAAAAGGACATGTAAAAGAGCTATATGTCAGATATATAAATTtctgatttggcattttaaaagtAATTCAAATTATAGTATCCTCTTCAGATATGTGTTAATGTCAAGTAACCTTCACCGCTACAAAGCTTTACACATATGGATATATAATATAGATCGATACATATTTGGTGCATATCGTATCGGAATATACAGTGAGGTACTTACATTTTAATTCCAAGATATagcaaaatatctcttttaacgAGAATGTTATGGTTGTAAAATACTGGACCATTTAGGAAATTACTCACTTATCAAGTTGGAAATACCTTGCTAGAAACAACCTCTACAAGTTTgagaaaatagaaaatctttCTTTGTCTCAACATATTACTGACTGTTCTCTGGAAacgacattttaataaaaaaaagagatgTATCTTGAGGAATTGACATTTCACTTATTAATCATTACGTCAACGAAACCCCATGTATTGACTAAAGCAAAAAGGATGACCACGGGCAGTTTGGCTGTTTTATGGTCACCTCAGTCGGTACCGTGTCGTATTTGAAACCAAGTATTTAGTTTTTGTAATGCTTGTCTAAAGCAAAAGCTTAAAACACGGAACGCGTGATTAtcatttaagacattttttgtgGATATTTAAGAGCAATGAAAAAGAAGTTAGGCACAGTTTACGAATAAACAACCCTTTGGTGTAGAATAAAATAGAAAGAATGTATGGTGATTAGATCCATATATTAACTGAATTTTGTTTAGTATAAATACGTTTTAtcggaaatattt
The genomic region above belongs to Mercenaria mercenaria strain notata chromosome 12, MADL_Memer_1, whole genome shotgun sequence and contains:
- the LOC123534459 gene encoding uncharacterized protein LOC123534459 — its product is MTSEEGWSFSEIDCRASLKVDPEGLLVAEDEIGMPIGFIGLFNMTSNITYVNVFIVQKDLRGKGIGKKLWEAMLKVTKDNTLVLDGVSQMKGWYEKRGFSFEAHSASSYHGTLSSQESVTLQNPYNIVSLSDDIWSALIAYDQQIYPYSREHVLRAWFCGVDRYTAVAFLDESVVGYANLHWKSKKECNIRVLNADNDVIADTLLLNLLQHIPLGSNVSFILLEDKPIAKYFSNFKISGTEHKLFTKEITGIQTDKIIFHTGHTI